The Drosophila sechellia strain sech25 chromosome 2L, ASM438219v1, whole genome shotgun sequence region TGCAGCCGTTGCACTTCGGGGCAAACATCTCGAAGTAGTCGTTACGGCAGTACGGCTTGCCGTCGCGCTCATGGAATCCCTCCTCGCCGAACTGCTGGCCGCACTGGGCGCAGAAGAAGTGCTCCGTGTGCCAGGTCTTGTCCAGCGCCGTGACGCACTTGTCCAGAATGGCGCCGTTGCAGTAGGCGCAGCGCGGGCTGAACAGATTGTGGTAGTCCGGCTCGCAGTACGGGAAGCCGTCGCGCTCGAAGAAATTGCGGGTGCCCAACTCCTGGCTGCAGTGGTTGCACGTGAAGTGCTCCGGATGCCATGTCTTGCCCAGGGCTGTGATCACCTGGCCCACAATGGGCTTCTCGCAGGCATTGCAGCAGCCCTTCTGCACGGTATTGACTCCTTGGCGACTCATATTGGCCTGTAGATTGCCTAGCATAGAATCCAACTGATCCTCGCGACTGTCCTCGACGATGGTCGTCTCCTCGATCGTCTGGGTGAGATGTGCCTGCTGGCTGCCCTTGTTTGGTCTGGCGTAGTCGGTTACCGTCTGGTGCTGCACAGTAGACGAATGCTGTTGCGGATGACTGCCGTTTCCGATGCCGTTCGTTCCGTTGCTGACCTGGAATGATGGATAACGATTCCAATTAGCATGCTATATCCCCAGGATCCTGTCGCGGTGGGCTTACGTCGATGTGCTTGCCTCGACTGAATCAAAAGTTGTGCGAGCGCTAGCAcaaaaacttttgcttttagccgccaccgccgccgaaCACGaaaaaaagaatcaaaatatcaaaaataatgTTTCTCTTCCTCTTCGCACAGATTCTCCTGACTGAACTATATAGCTATATGTACGGCTGTGTGTATGTGGACCTCGTTGCGCACGACGCTCTCCTCATATGCAAAGCATTTTTCTTCTACGTTGACGTAGTTTTCGTTCATTGCCAAAAATACGAAAGAACGTTTTCCGAAGAACGAACAACGAAAGGAGTGGGCGGCCAAGGGGGCTCTCTACTGCTTCTGTGCGGATCTTGTCTGTCGAGTCTCCATTTCAATAttcaatttttctttcataaaCTCTGCAATTTCATTGGGCGTGCTCGGGTTCTGCCTGCTTCGGCCTAACTAAGTAGAGACGCCTAATTGAGCGTCCTCTGGTTTGGGAAAGGGGAGGATTCGCATTGAAAAGGTGAAGTACGTATCTACTTTAATAATTAGCAAACTTTGCTAAATTCAACTGTTAATCTACTGCTGCCTATAGTTTTAACATTGATTGAGGAAGCACAgcagattttattttattatgagGAGACCCCTGTCTTTTTTTTGTGAGTTTCGTCACTACGTGAATTACcccttattatttttattattttgtacaCTTGGTTAGGAATTCACAACCGAAATTGAAAGACAGTTTAAATCCCTGAACACATAAAATATTCAAgatttatttcaaaaaaccttcttaaccctttttttttataaaaaggaatttatttattaaatagtaCCGATTCAGAATTTTATAGGCAGTGCATTAAAGACTTGCAATTGACATGGTGGGGAATATTTTCACATTCCTTTAAATCATCGCACTTATTAAAATAGAATGACTCTATCACTTTGGACAGCATTCTgcgtagtgacgaagcgcaccATATATTGAAATATTGTTAATATGCCAAATTAAATCGACACTTCCCAAAATATTATAGTCAGAGATTGCATTATTGTTGAATCAAGGAAACCTCTGAGTTATCAAGATTTATATTCCCGCCCGCCCTTTCCAATGAAATTCCGCTCCTGTTTCGCCTGCCGCCCAAATTTTCATTGGCTTCAGCGTCGGCGAGGTTTTCTCATTCTAATATTTTCATTGCCTATTTTAAGACCCAAATCGTACACAGCGCAGTCGAACCACCGAAATCGTCGTTTGGCATGGAGTATAAAATGAACATCGACCGGCTGGTCAACAGGATTTCCCCATAAAAAGCGCAGCCGAGTGTTCGTTCGGCACACGTTTCCAGTCGTGGCCAGTGGACGGGGGAAAATCGGGAAAGGTGGGGAATCGAGGGATTATGAAATGGGGGACAGGAAGCTGGCACTGAGGAAATCTCGATCAATGAATGGACGGGCACCGGCAGGAGgaggaatggaaatggaaataggCGGAAAATGGGGATACGAATGCGGTTTTGAACGCCAGATGATTGTGGCAATGAAAgcgcaaacaaaaatatagaGAACACATCAGAGACACACTGAAACACCCACAGCTAAATGGATCGCTTGAGTTATagaaatgaaagaaaatataataaaaaacgCTTTCGAAAATAGCCATGCAAATGATTTGCAATGAAAAACTATAGCAAAAGCGGTGTGCGCTGTGGAAAACGCGTTGACAAGTGGGTGAGGGGGGAGTGGATGGGTGTGGGTGGGCGACTAACTGTGCGTTTTGGGTGTGTTCGTGTGGGTAGGAAAAGCGCCGGGAAAATCCGACGGGCCGTGTGCAATATTGTTTATATccgaatatatttgtattttatttttcccccGCTCTTCTCCACATGTACAGAAAAAGAACGAGGGACCAAGAGgcttttctattttattttcatatttatcaTATCAACAAAAGTCACGGACACGCCTGGCCCCCCGCCCTCTGCCCCCTTTCACCACCCTCGCGGTTGgcagaaaattgaaaatgatattaaataattaacagGCCCGACCGAGTATACTttacttttccactttttgcATGCACGCCTGCCATTCGTCAATGACATTGAATTGCAATTTACTCGAAGTCTAAAGAATCCATTCACCCCCGCCCCGCAAAAATGTCTGCTAATTTGACTGCGACGGCCATCGAATCGATTGCCAACAAAATGAAAGAAgtgtgcaaaaatatttttcacttagtaattaattaataattaatgcaATCCGAATGCCTTGGCGACAAACTGACAATTCGCGGCATTCCCTGGCGACATCTTGCAATTTCAAGGCACATGAGCTCAAGTCTCAGATGGGGATATTTTCTGAACATTTAGGTGTTAAAGCGTTTAAAATATTGTATTCAAAATGTTAGGAAACATTCATACAGAATCGCTACTAACTGTCACATTTCACATTAAGTAGTCAAATAAAGCAATAAATTACTTTGAGTTAGGGCACAAGAATTTATTCAAACACTTTGTTAAATACTATGTAACTAGTAACTTTTAATATCAACTGAGAAATATAGGAATAAATAGCATTCATTTGCTTTTACTGACATTTTCAGTTACCTTCCAAAGATCGATGCATTTCATTAACGAACTGAGCCTTGACCCAAATTCATTCGTACGAAAGAAAGGAGCAGACGCATTGCAATTCATTTAACTagatcataaaaaacaaaacggaaAAGTGGCGTAAAAAGGCCAAATAAATGCGAACGACATCTGCTGAAATACATCATCCGTATAGGCGTTCCGTTCGAGATGTCAGAAAGTTCTAAAAACAAATGTCGGACATGTGAAGGAAGGCGAATGGACACATCGCCATAAAAGAAAAGCAGGCTAATCCAATTGAACGGAAACAATAATATCTTGTTTGTATATCCTGAGGAGATGTGCAGTGCATGAAAAAATACCTTTTTTGTTTACTCGATTGCCACCCAAATTGATTGATGCGCTAATGAGGCACCGAtagaatataaaataaacGTGGCCATGTGTAAATGCTGGTCTGGGGAAAAACTCAAACTTAAAATGTCTTGGCGCCGTGTGCAATAAATCGTGTGACAGTCCCTCGCCATCATAATCAGACTTCATTAGCCCAATCGATTTATGTGGCCCATTAAAGTATGCCCCGAAATCCACCTTCGCATTGCGTTGGCAGATGTCAAAGTCAAGATCTTTCTCGGCTGCTCTTCGACTTCTCGAAGGGATCGTGCTCAATGGGTAGCATGGGGATCTATGGATCGGCGGTGTCATTAGATTCGCTTGGTTGCCTTGCGTCAGACGATTTGCGATGACAAATAGATTCATTTTATGGTCTTTATTACAATTCACAACCAAACCGAGCATTGGGGCGTCTTTTGctaaaaatagcaaaataCATAGTAGAAAATCAGAAGGATCTAGTGGGTGGCGGCAAGTGGGACGAAAGACTTGGACCATATGCAATTTGTTCAGGCGCTTTTATAGTGAGCGTATCGCTACGGCAGGTAAAGAAAGTGAAAACATTGGCGCACTTTACAAAATACTTTACATAATAATCTACATACAAATAGGCTTGGCATGCGAATGTTAATAAACACTATAGAttgaaataatattatttttttgaaattgttttttgaTTTGTAATAGAAAGAATAtcgtttcgaaaataattgACGGTGATGCCTAGTCAAATATAACAATCTTTTTTTTAACCAATAcacaattataaacaaataataaaatatttacatatcgATATTACAAAACCTGCAAGATAGtctcaaaaacaaaaaagttaaaGGTTTGAAAAGATTTCAAATAGAACATCTTAACTCAGAGCCCAAGACATGTACTATATTTATTGGATTTATCAGAAGGAAGAGTTCCTAACCGTATGGGGTATATAGTATATTCTTGATTATGATCACTAGCTGAGAGGATCTACCCAagtctgtctgtccgtccgtatgaacttCAAGATCTttggaactataaaagctggaaaactgagattaagcatacagattttagTGACGCAGAGGAACACTATCGCTGTTACGCTAGCGCCCAAATGCTTAGATTACTCGGGTGTATCTTTAGGTTATCAATATTTATCTACGTTCCAAAGATGATTCAAATCGCGTTATCTGCAATCGGTTTGCTGCTTGCAGATGGTAATCTAACATTAGAGGCATACTTTCTTTCttgcttttaaaatataataaactcAAAACTTTGGAAAAAAatccatttaatttttaaaatttaaactttaaaatcgATTTGTTTTACAGATAAACCAAGTTGAATTACTTCATTGCAaatatatagcatatatatAGCATTTATATACGCTCAATGTGTGATACAATTGTTCATTCATTAGACACGACATATATCATCGTAGTTCATGGCATACAGAAGATATCGTAGGATATCTTTATTCAAATGATTTTTAAATGACTTATATGTCTTTCATAAAAGAAATTGTGGATAAATTACAGTTTATGCAGAATTTTATCAATATCCAAGCTAACAATTCTCAATGTTCAGAGGACTTACCTTGAAGTCGGAGAGTGAAGCCATCAGATCATCCAGTTCCTTGGTGGCCTGCGACGTATAGGCCTGATGCACCTGTTGTCCCGGAACAGCATGGTTGGGCGTATAAGAATCCTTCTGCTGCACAATTTGCTCCTCGACAGTGCCAACTGCAATAGGTCAAACATGTTAGTCCACAATGAAATAATTGAGTTAGCTGGTAGTACATACCTGGTCCATCTGGACCCGTCAACTTCTCCGTCTTCGTTTCCCGAACGGTGATGGTGACATGGCGTCCCGGCGTCGGAGATTTATGCGCAgatctaaataaatatgagGTCAGAGTTAATACCTCCATAATCAATTATATCTCCTTTGATTTGCTTACCCGTTAGGAACAGCATAAATGTGAGCATTGTCCAGTTCATTCAGCAGGCTGTCCACTGAAGGACGCTCCTCCACGGTGGCATAACTATTCATCGTATTGTATTTCGAGACTGGAGTACTGTAGTTGACCGGTACATCGATTTCTAAGGAGTcaacaaaaaaccaattaaTGTCATACAAGAACGTTTTATATGGAGCGAATT contains the following coding sequences:
- the LOC6614676 gene encoding leupaxin isoform X6; translated protein: MDRTMYGKIDPGARQPYRTARSKGILPGYALLADLQNSVPGQPQQPQPQYGTVQPKHQPLQQQQFVDNTPGYGSLRGKAQPQVYQEHYSVETRSPTAGHDFNGSSTTPGYANQGSLPRQAAGANTGLSELDSLLQDLQKIDVPVNYSTPVSKYNTMNSYATVEERPSVDSLLNELDNAHIYAVPNGSAHKSPTPGRHVTITVRETKTEKLTGPDGPVGTVEEQIVQQKDSYTPNHAVPGQQVHQAYTSQATKELDDLMASLSDFKVSNGTNGIGNGSHPQQHSSTVQHQTVTDYARPNKGSQQAHLTQTIEETTIVEDSREDQLDSMLGNLQANMSRQGVNTVQKGCCNACEKPIVGQVITALGKTWHPEHFTCNHCSQELGTRNFFERDGFPYCEPDYHNLFSPRCAYCNGAILDKCVTALDKTWHTEHFFCAQCGQQFGEEGFHERDGKPYCRNDYFEMFAPKCNGCNRAIMENYISALNSQWHPDCFVCRDCKKAVRGKSFYAMEGKPVCPQCVGVDEEE
- the LOC6614676 gene encoding leupaxin isoform X5 produces the protein MKIDALLADLQNSVPGQPQQPQPQYGTVQPKHQPLQQQQFVDNTPGYGSLRGKAQPQVYQEHYSVETRSPTAGHDFNGSSTTPGYANQGSLPRQAAGANTGLSELDSLLQDLQKIDVPVNYSTPVSKYNTMNSYATVEERPSVDSLLNELDNAHIYAVPNGSAHKSPTPGRHVTITVRETKTEKLTGPDGPVGTVEEQIVQQKDSYTPNHAVPGQQVHQAYTSQATKELDDLMASLSDFKVSNGTNGIGNGSHPQQHSSTVQHQTVTDYARPNKGSQQAHLTQTIEETTIVEDSREDQLDSMLGNLQANMSRQGVNTVQKGCCNACEKPIVGQVITALGKTWHPEHFTCNHCSQELGTRNFFERDGFPYCEPDYHNLFSPRCAYCNGAILDKCVTALDKTWHTEHFFCAQCGQQFGEEGFHERDGKPYCRNDYFEMFAPKCNGCNRAIMENYISALNSQWHPDCFVCRDCRQPFQGGSFFDHEGLPYCETHYHAKRGSLCAGCSKPITGRCITAMFKKFHPEHFVCAFCLKQLNKGTFKEQKDKPYCHTCFDKIFG
- the LOC6614676 gene encoding leupaxin isoform X4 — translated: MDDLDALLADLQNSVPGQPQQPQPQYGTVQPKHQPLQQQQFVDNTPGYGSLRGKAQPQVYQEHYSVETRSPTAGHDFNGSSTTPGYANQGSLPRQAAGANTGLSELDSLLQDLQKIDVPVNYSTPVSKYNTMNSYATVEERPSVDSLLNELDNAHIYAVPNGSAHKSPTPGRHVTITVRETKTEKLTGPDGPVGTVEEQIVQQKDSYTPNHAVPGQQVHQAYTSQATKELDDLMASLSDFKVSNGTNGIGNGSHPQQHSSTVQHQTVTDYARPNKGSQQAHLTQTIEETTIVEDSREDQLDSMLGNLQANMSRQGVNTVQKGCCNACEKPIVGQVITALGKTWHPEHFTCNHCSQELGTRNFFERDGFPYCEPDYHNLFSPRCAYCNGAILDKCVTALDKTWHTEHFFCAQCGQQFGEEGFHERDGKPYCRNDYFEMFAPKCNGCNRAIMENYISALNSQWHPDCFVCRDCRQPFQGGSFFDHEGLPYCETHYHAKRGSLCAGCSKPITGRCITAMFKKFHPEHFVCAFCLKQLNKGTFKEQKDKPYCHTCFDKIFG
- the LOC6614676 gene encoding leupaxin isoform X2, yielding MSSKLISSSFHSSPLSDCFKVGEFERRLDALLADLQNSVPGQPQQPQPQYGTVQPKHQPLQQQQFVDNTPGYGSLRGKAQPQVYQEHYSVETRSPTAGHDFNGSSTTPGYANQGSLPRQAAGANTGLSELDSLLQDLQKIDVPVNYSTPVSKYNTMNSYATVEERPSVDSLLNELDNAHIYAVPNGSAHKSPTPGRHVTITVRETKTEKLTGPDGPVGTVEEQIVQQKDSYTPNHAVPGQQVHQAYTSQATKELDDLMASLSDFKVSNGTNGIGNGSHPQQHSSTVQHQTVTDYARPNKGSQQAHLTQTIEETTIVEDSREDQLDSMLGNLQANMSRQGVNTVQKGCCNACEKPIVGQVITALGKTWHPEHFTCNHCSQELGTRNFFERDGFPYCEPDYHNLFSPRCAYCNGAILDKCVTALDKTWHTEHFFCAQCGQQFGEEGFHERDGKPYCRNDYFEMFAPKCNGCNRAIMENYISALNSQWHPDCFVCRDCRQPFQGGSFFDHEGLPYCETHYHAKRGSLCAGCSKPITGRCITAMFKKFHPEHFVCAFCLKQLNKGTFKEQKDKPYCHTCFDKIFG
- the LOC6614676 gene encoding leupaxin isoform X3, with the protein product MANYGDYDNLDALLADLQNSVPGQPQQPQPQYGTVQPKHQPLQQQQFVDNTPGYGSLRGKAQPQVYQEHYSVETRSPTAGHDFNGSSTTPGYANQGSLPRQAAGANTGLSELDSLLQDLQKIDVPVNYSTPVSKYNTMNSYATVEERPSVDSLLNELDNAHIYAVPNGSAHKSPTPGRHVTITVRETKTEKLTGPDGPVGTVEEQIVQQKDSYTPNHAVPGQQVHQAYTSQATKELDDLMASLSDFKVSNGTNGIGNGSHPQQHSSTVQHQTVTDYARPNKGSQQAHLTQTIEETTIVEDSREDQLDSMLGNLQANMSRQGVNTVQKGCCNACEKPIVGQVITALGKTWHPEHFTCNHCSQELGTRNFFERDGFPYCEPDYHNLFSPRCAYCNGAILDKCVTALDKTWHTEHFFCAQCGQQFGEEGFHERDGKPYCRNDYFEMFAPKCNGCNRAIMENYISALNSQWHPDCFVCRDCRQPFQGGSFFDHEGLPYCETHYHAKRGSLCAGCSKPITGRCITAMFKKFHPEHFVCAFCLKQLNKGTFKEQKDKPYCHTCFDKIFG
- the LOC6614676 gene encoding leupaxin isoform X1; amino-acid sequence: MDRTMYGKIDPGARQPYRTARSKGILPGYALLADLQNSVPGQPQQPQPQYGTVQPKHQPLQQQQFVDNTPGYGSLRGKAQPQVYQEHYSVETRSPTAGHDFNGSSTTPGYANQGSLPRQAAGANTGLSELDSLLQDLQKIDVPVNYSTPVSKYNTMNSYATVEERPSVDSLLNELDNAHIYAVPNGSAHKSPTPGRHVTITVRETKTEKLTGPDGPVGTVEEQIVQQKDSYTPNHAVPGQQVHQAYTSQATKELDDLMASLSDFKVSNGTNGIGNGSHPQQHSSTVQHQTVTDYARPNKGSQQAHLTQTIEETTIVEDSREDQLDSMLGNLQANMSRQGVNTVQKGCCNACEKPIVGQVITALGKTWHPEHFTCNHCSQELGTRNFFERDGFPYCEPDYHNLFSPRCAYCNGAILDKCVTALDKTWHTEHFFCAQCGQQFGEEGFHERDGKPYCRNDYFEMFAPKCNGCNRAIMENYISALNSQWHPDCFVCRDCRQPFQGGSFFDHEGLPYCETHYHAKRGSLCAGCSKPITGRCITAMFKKFHPEHFVCAFCLKQLNKGTFKEQKDKPYCHTCFDKIFG